A window of the Euzebya pacifica genome harbors these coding sequences:
- the pdxS gene encoding pyridoxal 5'-phosphate synthase lyase subunit PdxS, translated as MSEPTTETTGTRRVKRGLADMLKGGVIMDVVNAEQAKIAEEAGAVAVMALERVPADIRRDGGVARMSDPDMIDGIIDAVSIPVMAKARIGHFVEAQILQSLGVDYIDESEVLTPADEAHHIDKHAFTVPFVCGATNLGEALRRIAEGAAMIRSKGEAGTGNVVEATRHMRSIAGEIRKLSTMDETELYTAAKNLQAPVELVREVAETGSLPVVLFTAGGLATPADAAMMMQLGADGVFVGSGIFKSGNPEQRARAIVQATTYFEDADMLAKVSRNLGEAMVGINLDELSEDQKLAKRGW; from the coding sequence ATGAGCGAGCCCACCACCGAGACGACCGGCACCCGTCGCGTGAAGCGCGGCCTGGCCGACATGCTGAAGGGCGGCGTCATCATGGACGTCGTCAACGCCGAGCAGGCGAAGATCGCCGAGGAGGCCGGCGCGGTTGCCGTCATGGCCCTCGAGCGCGTGCCAGCCGACATCCGCCGCGACGGCGGCGTGGCCCGCATGTCCGACCCGGACATGATCGACGGCATCATCGACGCCGTGTCCATCCCCGTGATGGCCAAGGCGCGGATCGGCCACTTCGTCGAGGCGCAGATCCTGCAGTCCCTCGGCGTGGACTACATCGACGAGTCGGAGGTCCTGACCCCGGCCGACGAGGCCCACCACATCGACAAGCACGCGTTCACCGTGCCGTTCGTGTGCGGTGCCACCAACCTGGGCGAGGCCCTGCGGCGCATCGCCGAGGGGGCGGCCATGATCCGCTCCAAGGGCGAGGCCGGCACCGGCAACGTGGTCGAGGCGACCCGCCACATGCGGTCCATCGCCGGCGAGATCCGCAAGCTGTCCACGATGGACGAGACCGAGCTGTACACGGCCGCCAAGAACCTCCAGGCGCCCGTCGAGCTGGTCCGCGAGGTCGCCGAGACCGGTTCGCTTCCCGTCGTGCTGTTCACCGCCGGTGGCCTGGCCACCCCGGCCGACGCGGCGATGATGATGCAGCTGGGTGCCGACGGCGTGTTCGTCGGCTCGGGCATCTTCAAGTCCGGCAACCCCGAGCAGCGTGCCCGCGCCATCGTGCAGGCCACCACCTACTTCGAGGACGCCGACATGCTGGCCAAGGTCAGCCGCAACCTCGGTGAGGCCATGGTCGGGATCAACCTCGACGAGCTGTCGGAGGACCAGAAGCTGGCCAAGCGCGGCTGGTGA
- a CDS encoding HPr family phosphocarrier protein, translated as MDDHEVLPLGGIRMGAVVQSREEAIDLVGGLLVEAGAVAAAYGEAMHEREAIVSSVVGPGVAMPHGTDASRSLVHRAMVAVAQLAEPIDWGGQPVRVVIGLASASADHLPLMARLAGVLRDRARLSRLSTTDDAEEVRTLLLGSDPDPAPDPDPAPEAVDEPEEVVVPVEVGADVGLHARPAAAVVRIAAAQDVAVTVGRPGGTPVDATSMLSLLALGVDHGEVVEVRASGPGARAAVEAVVAVIAAP; from the coding sequence GTGGATGACCACGAGGTCCTGCCCCTCGGCGGCATTCGCATGGGCGCGGTCGTGCAGTCGAGGGAGGAGGCCATCGACCTCGTCGGTGGGCTGCTGGTCGAGGCCGGCGCGGTGGCCGCCGCCTACGGCGAGGCGATGCACGAACGCGAGGCCATCGTGTCCTCCGTCGTGGGTCCTGGGGTGGCCATGCCGCACGGCACCGACGCCTCGCGGTCACTGGTGCACCGCGCCATGGTGGCCGTCGCGCAACTCGCCGAACCAATCGACTGGGGTGGCCAGCCCGTGCGGGTCGTCATCGGCCTGGCCTCGGCCTCGGCGGACCACCTGCCGCTGATGGCTCGGCTGGCCGGGGTCCTGCGGGACCGGGCGCGGCTGTCGCGGCTGTCGACCACCGACGACGCGGAGGAAGTGCGGACCCTGCTGCTCGGGTCCGACCCCGACCCGGCGCCCGACCCCGACCCGGCGCCCGAGGCCGTCGACGAGCCAGAGGAGGTGGTCGTACCGGTCGAGGTGGGGGCCGACGTCGGGTTGCATGCCCGCCCCGCAGCGGCGGTCGTGCGGATCGCGGCCGCCCAGGACGTGGCGGTCACCGTGGGACGTCCCGGCGGCACGCCGGTCGACGCGACATCGATGCTGTCGTTGCTGGCGCTCGGTGTGGATCACGGCGAGGTGGTGGAGGTTCGCGCCAGCGGCCCGGGTGCCCGAGCTGCGGTGGAGGCGGTCGTGGCGGTCATCGCGGCACCCTGA
- a CDS encoding DUF3048 domain-containing protein translates to MTTARNTLLLFCVLALLTAACGGDEPEPVVSATPTVTAVPVPAFTPTPTPTPTPSEDGPAYPLTGEEVTDETRLALPALGIKVDNAPQARPQLGLQDADVVFEELVEGGVTRFLAIFHSTDPGEVGPVRSGRDVDADLFPPFDGVLAISGAAAPTYNVLFSAGLTVFEEGQAGGAIHRVADRSAPHNLNATATQLWDAGDDQPAAAEPWPFDATIPTGGAPVETILAPFSDDYRHSWAWRESKGVFERGQNGTRHLTADGTQISAANIVYAEVETGSGGGVDVSGSATVSIELIGGGEATFYRDGQRFEGTWRKTARDAQFEWLDARGQPFPLAPGATWVELQPVGLGQQVDVADVSADAPTEEPTE, encoded by the coding sequence GTGACTACCGCCCGTAACACCCTGCTCCTGTTCTGTGTGCTCGCCCTGCTGACCGCTGCGTGCGGCGGCGACGAGCCCGAACCCGTCGTGTCGGCCACCCCCACGGTGACCGCGGTTCCCGTGCCGGCGTTCACGCCCACGCCGACCCCGACACCCACCCCCAGCGAGGACGGCCCGGCCTATCCGCTGACCGGTGAGGAGGTCACCGACGAGACGCGGCTGGCGCTCCCGGCACTGGGGATCAAGGTCGACAACGCCCCCCAGGCCCGCCCCCAGCTCGGCCTGCAGGATGCCGACGTGGTGTTCGAGGAGCTCGTCGAGGGTGGCGTCACCCGGTTCCTGGCGATCTTCCACTCCACCGACCCCGGCGAGGTCGGCCCCGTCCGCTCGGGTCGTGACGTCGACGCAGACCTGTTCCCGCCCTTCGACGGGGTGCTGGCGATCTCCGGTGCGGCAGCCCCCACCTACAACGTGCTGTTCTCCGCCGGACTGACGGTGTTCGAGGAGGGCCAGGCCGGCGGAGCGATCCACCGTGTCGCCGACCGGTCGGCACCCCACAACCTCAACGCCACCGCCACCCAGCTGTGGGACGCCGGCGACGACCAGCCCGCCGCTGCCGAACCGTGGCCCTTCGACGCGACGATCCCCACCGGGGGTGCGCCGGTCGAGACGATCCTCGCGCCGTTCTCCGACGACTACCGCCACTCGTGGGCGTGGCGCGAGAGCAAGGGCGTGTTCGAGCGCGGCCAGAACGGCACCCGCCACCTGACCGCCGACGGCACCCAGATCTCGGCCGCCAACATCGTCTACGCCGAGGTCGAGACCGGCTCGGGCGGCGGCGTGGACGTGTCCGGATCGGCCACGGTCTCCATCGAGCTCATCGGTGGCGGCGAGGCGACGTTCTACCGGGACGGCCAGCGGTTCGAGGGCACCTGGCGCAAGACCGCCCGTGACGCCCAGTTCGAGTGGCTCGACGCCCGCGGACAGCCGTTCCCCCTCGCACCGGGCGCCACCTGGGTCGAGCTGCAGCCCGTCGGCCTGGGCCAGCAGGTCGACGTCGCTGACGTGTCGGCCGATGCCCCGACCGAGGAACCCACGGAGTAG
- a CDS encoding RHS repeat-associated core domain-containing protein, whose amino-acid sequence MAERGEFSKVWEMSDGSQAVQVTQVPLHVRTGEGWVDVDASVTARPDGSFVAAGLPVGVELPAEARGPVRVVDGEVSVAFALTAAGGPGRAERAVAASQGRAEADRGGVAYAGVAAGVSLVYRPFVGGVKEAIVLEGPDAPTSFVFDVATVGLELVADERGVRLVDADGQVRFIVAPPFMEDAAGVRSDGVELRLDGRGRVVQTITDTDWLADPGRVWPVTVDPTVSSTAWTTDCQLHEDAPSLTDCGSATGVIGDDGTGEHRMIYHFGLHGVFDEPVQVIQNAAIRLTRTTVSPGSATDALEAFALTAPFDPGWVSWNNRENGQAWGSPGGDFGPREYGTAVSNPGEEVGISVDRHVQQWLDGPATDNYGILLKTDDSDYYRVHTEEATDPAVWPSLWIRYNPLFGIKDQYGLESFTLSERRDAHVNLASGNLTVRETDVDLVGVAGHDARVVRQYDSRFDTRTHAAGGTFGPWWNAGWNWQVLPSDGVRLEAGESGDRWLVAGAQWHFPYNSVSGGWDSPEGSDLALHQLGSGEFLLTFVRSGEVWTFSAGGILDTMVDRHGNAITMGYATSGYDRPTTMTDSRGQTTSFDYSSNTWNEDLTGYTDPAGRSYGFTYTGDAEIETFTDPDGNVTTYTYDNDHNLTGIEDAEGNHTLFDYDTDGRVVELVRVDDPVGMTGPTWLFDYSTAWETVVTDPNGHDTTYAFDRQGRITEVEDALGRDRQTSWTASASVASFSDLDGNATINTYSTDARYNLESVELPTGAQTAFAYTDTDNPYAPSAVTSPQGNTTSIDYDSLGRPVTITDPTTACSGAACTQTISYNADGTIDSVTDPNGNVTDYTYNSDGELIRIDHPAPRADVSLTYDSIGRPVTVTDGNGITTTYGYDRHDRVVSVDHPTDPDLTYTYDDVGNRTGRTDATGTTTTTYDDIYRIIGETSPGSVTTSYAYDDAGNLTSLTDLAGTVSYTYNDANEVVSVTEPGSVTTTISYTTNGQPDQTSLPNGWTIDRDYDTSGRLVGVTAGDGTAVEVDRSYDYHDGTGDTALVHAETDGVAGQTFYYTYDQLERLDGMYTSSATVHHYSYDPAGNRLTHNDGGSTTIFSYNAANQLTNAGGVTVSHDGQGNLTATSAGDAYTYDEANRPVSITAGGTGPLAATYWGDTAVGRATLGSTSYVTSLLGVTAQTTGSTTVGYTRLPDGQVLSRREGTDIHYLLPDRLGSTQALVDDGGTVTTRYAYSPYGQTSVTAVTAGHVDQPFRFAGQHQDPTGLYKMGLRYYNPDQARWTQPDPALSLTALPFANTYTYVGNNPINGIDPTGAACSGLEWAGIVFGVAGILATGGYGATLLAGAYAGYGTGYCTA is encoded by the coding sequence GTGGCTGAGCGGGGTGAGTTCTCCAAGGTGTGGGAGATGTCGGATGGGTCGCAGGCGGTGCAGGTCACCCAGGTCCCGTTGCATGTCCGTACGGGGGAGGGGTGGGTGGATGTCGATGCGTCGGTGACGGCCCGGCCGGATGGGTCGTTTGTGGCTGCGGGGTTGCCGGTGGGGGTCGAGTTGCCGGCGGAGGCGAGGGGGCCGGTGCGTGTGGTTGATGGGGAGGTGTCGGTGGCGTTTGCGTTGACCGCCGCCGGTGGGCCCGGTCGGGCCGAACGGGCGGTGGCGGCCTCGCAGGGACGGGCGGAGGCTGATCGGGGCGGGGTGGCCTATGCGGGTGTGGCTGCGGGGGTGTCGTTGGTCTACCGGCCGTTCGTGGGTGGGGTGAAGGAGGCGATCGTGTTGGAGGGCCCGGACGCGCCGACGTCGTTTGTCTTCGACGTGGCCACGGTCGGGTTGGAGCTGGTTGCAGACGAGCGGGGGGTGCGGCTGGTCGATGCCGATGGGCAGGTTCGGTTCATTGTGGCGCCGCCGTTCATGGAGGACGCTGCGGGGGTCCGCTCTGATGGGGTGGAGCTTCGGCTGGACGGGCGGGGCCGGGTGGTGCAGACCATCACTGACACCGATTGGTTGGCTGATCCTGGGCGGGTGTGGCCGGTGACGGTTGATCCGACGGTGTCCTCGACGGCGTGGACCACGGACTGTCAGCTGCACGAGGATGCGCCGTCGTTGACCGATTGTGGGTCGGCGACCGGGGTGATCGGTGATGACGGCACCGGTGAGCATCGGATGATCTACCACTTCGGTCTCCATGGAGTGTTCGATGAGCCGGTCCAGGTGATCCAGAACGCTGCGATCCGTCTGACCCGTACCACTGTCAGTCCGGGGTCGGCCACTGATGCGTTGGAGGCCTTTGCCTTGACCGCACCGTTCGATCCGGGCTGGGTGTCGTGGAACAACCGGGAGAACGGGCAGGCGTGGGGCAGCCCCGGCGGCGATTTTGGGCCGCGCGAGTACGGCACCGCAGTGTCCAACCCGGGGGAGGAGGTCGGGATCAGCGTGGACCGTCATGTCCAGCAGTGGCTGGACGGCCCGGCGACGGACAACTACGGGATCCTGCTGAAGACCGACGACAGCGACTACTACCGGGTCCACACCGAGGAGGCCACCGACCCCGCGGTGTGGCCGTCGTTGTGGATCCGCTACAACCCGCTGTTCGGCATCAAGGACCAGTACGGCCTGGAGTCCTTCACCCTGTCAGAGCGTCGTGATGCCCATGTCAACCTGGCATCGGGCAACCTGACGGTCCGTGAGACCGATGTGGACCTGGTGGGGGTTGCCGGCCATGATGCACGGGTGGTGCGCCAGTACGACTCGCGGTTCGACACCCGCACCCATGCTGCCGGTGGGACGTTCGGGCCGTGGTGGAACGCCGGGTGGAACTGGCAGGTCCTGCCCTCTGACGGGGTGCGGCTGGAGGCCGGGGAGTCTGGTGACCGGTGGCTTGTCGCCGGCGCGCAGTGGCACTTCCCCTACAACTCGGTGTCGGGCGGCTGGGACAGCCCTGAGGGATCAGACCTTGCGCTGCACCAGCTGGGATCCGGCGAGTTCTTGCTGACGTTCGTCCGCTCCGGCGAGGTGTGGACGTTCTCTGCCGGTGGGATCCTTGACACCATGGTCGATCGGCACGGCAACGCCATCACGATGGGGTATGCCACCTCGGGGTATGACCGGCCGACCACGATGACTGACAGCCGTGGGCAGACCACCAGCTTCGACTACTCCTCCAACACCTGGAATGAGGACCTGACCGGCTACACCGACCCGGCCGGCCGGTCCTACGGGTTCACCTACACCGGCGATGCCGAGATCGAGACGTTCACCGACCCTGACGGAAACGTCACGACCTACACCTACGACAACGACCACAACCTGACCGGCATCGAGGATGCCGAGGGCAACCACACCCTGTTCGACTACGACACCGACGGGCGGGTGGTGGAGCTTGTCCGGGTGGATGACCCGGTGGGCATGACCGGTCCGACGTGGCTGTTTGACTACTCCACCGCCTGGGAGACGGTGGTGACCGACCCGAACGGGCACGACACCACCTACGCCTTTGATCGGCAGGGTCGGATCACCGAGGTGGAAGACGCGCTGGGACGGGACCGCCAGACCTCCTGGACTGCGTCGGCGTCGGTGGCCTCCTTCTCCGACCTTGATGGCAACGCCACGATCAACACCTACTCAACCGACGCCCGGTACAACCTGGAATCGGTCGAGTTGCCCACCGGCGCGCAGACGGCGTTTGCCTACACCGACACCGACAACCCCTATGCCCCGTCGGCGGTCACCAGCCCGCAGGGCAACACCACCAGCATCGACTACGACAGCCTGGGCCGGCCGGTCACGATCACCGACCCGACCACCGCCTGCTCAGGTGCCGCCTGCACCCAGACGATCAGCTACAACGCCGACGGGACCATCGACAGCGTGACCGATCCCAACGGCAACGTCACCGACTACACCTACAACAGCGACGGCGAGCTGATCCGTATCGACCATCCGGCACCGCGAGCGGATGTGTCGTTGACCTATGACAGCATCGGCCGGCCGGTCACGGTCACCGACGGCAACGGCATCACCACCACCTACGGCTATGACAGACATGATCGGGTGGTGAGCGTGGACCATCCCACCGACCCGGATCTGACCTACACCTACGATGATGTGGGCAACCGGACGGGCCGGACCGATGCCACCGGCACCACCACCACGACCTATGACGACATCTACCGGATCATCGGGGAGACCTCCCCAGGGTCGGTGACAACCAGCTACGCCTATGACGATGCCGGCAACCTGACCTCGCTCACGGACCTGGCCGGCACCGTGTCCTACACCTACAACGACGCCAACGAGGTGGTCAGCGTGACCGAGCCGGGCAGCGTGACGACCACGATCAGCTACACCACCAACGGCCAGCCTGACCAGACCAGCCTGCCCAACGGCTGGACGATCGACCGGGACTACGACACCTCCGGCAGGCTGGTGGGCGTCACCGCTGGCGATGGGACGGCTGTTGAGGTCGATCGGTCCTATGACTATCACGACGGGACCGGTGACACGGCGTTGGTGCATGCAGAGACCGATGGGGTGGCGGGGCAGACCTTCTACTACACCTATGACCAGCTGGAACGGCTCGATGGGATGTACACCAGCTCGGCGACGGTGCACCACTACAGCTATGACCCGGCGGGGAATCGGCTGACCCACAACGATGGCGGGTCGACCACCATCTTCTCCTACAACGCCGCCAACCAGCTCACCAACGCCGGTGGGGTCACGGTGTCCCATGACGGGCAGGGCAACCTGACCGCCACCTCCGCCGGGGACGCCTACACCTATGACGAGGCCAACCGGCCTGTCAGCATCACCGCTGGTGGGACCGGTCCGCTGGCGGCGACCTACTGGGGCGACACCGCCGTCGGCCGGGCCACGCTCGGGTCGACCAGCTACGTCACCAGCCTGTTGGGCGTGACGGCCCAGACGACGGGGAGTACGACGGTTGGCTACACGCGACTCCCTGATGGCCAGGTGCTGTCCCGTCGTGAGGGGACTGACATCCACTACCTGCTGCCCGATCGGCTGGGGTCCACCCAGGCGCTGGTCGACGATGGCGGCACGGTGACCACCAGGTATGCCTACAGCCCCTACGGGCAGACGTCGGTGACGGCGGTGACGGCAGGCCACGTCGACCAGCCGTTCAGGTTCGCCGGGCAGCATCAGGACCCCACCGGCCTGTACAAGATGGGCCTGCGCTACTACAACCCCGACCAGGCCCGCTGGACCCAACCCGACCCCGCCCTCTCCCTGACCGCACTGCCGTTCGCCAACACCTACACCTACGTCGGCAACAACCCCATCAACGGCATCGACCCGACGGGAGCAGCTTGTAGCGGACTCGAGTGGGCCGGCATCGTCTTCGGGGTCGCTGGCATTCTTGCCACAGGAGGTTATGGGGCGACGCTACTTGCTGGTGCATACGCGGGCTATGGCACGGGGTACTGCACGGCATGA
- a CDS encoding PTS lactose transporter subunit IIB, whose amino-acid sequence MPTIDGGAVRRVLVACEAGMGSSVLLTSQLSTRLAPYGVPVTHAAVNRLEAGEGDVVLCHAALAGRARQAAPGVVVLPFQLFMGDPAFDRLEAAIRDGDPLGG is encoded by the coding sequence ATGCCAACGATCGACGGGGGGGCAGTACGGCGGGTGCTGGTGGCCTGCGAGGCCGGGATGGGCTCCAGCGTCCTGCTGACCTCGCAGCTGTCGACGCGCCTTGCGCCCTACGGCGTGCCGGTGACCCATGCGGCCGTCAACCGGCTGGAGGCAGGCGAGGGCGACGTGGTGCTGTGTCACGCGGCGCTGGCCGGCCGGGCCCGGCAGGCCGCCCCCGGTGTGGTCGTCCTGCCGTTCCAGCTGTTCATGGGCGACCCGGCGTTCGACCGGCTCGAGGCCGCCATCCGCGACGGGGACCCGCTGGGTGGATGA
- the pdxT gene encoding pyridoxal 5'-phosphate synthase glutaminase subunit PdxT has protein sequence MTTTVGVLALQGDVAEHLRVLDELGVRTMPVKHAHQLEAIDGLVIPGGESTTIGKLLGLFDLLEPLRARIADGLGVFGTCAGAILLASEAVHHDGRPADQPLLEAMDTSVRRNAFGRQLDSFETDLDVAGITGGPMKAVFIRAPAIERAGVAVDVLATVGDTIVVCRQGRLLASSFHPELTDDSRLHELFVDLIR, from the coding sequence ATGACGACCACAGTTGGAGTGCTGGCCCTGCAGGGCGACGTCGCGGAGCACCTGCGGGTGCTCGACGAGCTCGGGGTGCGCACCATGCCGGTGAAGCACGCCCACCAGCTCGAGGCGATCGACGGACTGGTCATCCCCGGCGGAGAGTCCACGACCATCGGCAAGCTGCTGGGCCTGTTCGACCTGCTCGAGCCGCTTCGCGCCCGCATCGCCGACGGGCTGGGGGTCTTCGGGACCTGTGCCGGGGCGATCCTGCTGGCCAGCGAGGCGGTGCACCACGACGGTCGTCCGGCCGACCAGCCGCTGCTGGAAGCCATGGACACCAGCGTCCGTCGCAACGCCTTCGGACGGCAGCTCGACAGCTTCGAGACCGACCTCGACGTCGCCGGGATCACCGGCGGACCGATGAAGGCGGTCTTCATCCGTGCCCCCGCGATCGAGCGGGCCGGAGTAGCGGTGGACGTACTTGCCACGGTGGGCGATACCATCGTCGTCTGCCGTCAGGGTCGACTGCTGGCCAGCTCGTTTCATCCCGAGCTGACCGACGACTCCCGGTTGCACGAACTCTTCGTCGATTTGATCAGGTGA
- a CDS encoding phospholipase D-like domain-containing protein, with amino-acid sequence MEVFRNGDEIFPAMMETIASAERRIDLVTYVYWTGDIAQRMAHTLADRARDGVRVRVILDAVGSMAMDSDLVDEMKDAGCEVELFRAANDRPSRMHHRTHRKLLIVDERVAMTGGVGIAEEWQGDARNPDEWRDTHFRLRGPIVRQMGAAFVEHWVECGHPSVCDGDTFPDLPKEGDTDLLMLRGSSGPFWHDVGLAMDAMLRSAERRIRITTAYFVPGERMLELMCAAPARGVEVELLLPGTHLDNRVTHLASADEYERMLECGVTIRHYEQTMLHAKVLTIDGELAMFGSANVDERSMRHNEELSIVAFDPDLVAILDAHYEEDITKAEVIDLERWRDRPIWKKWAEAVLDPFEDWL; translated from the coding sequence GTGGAGGTGTTCCGCAACGGCGACGAGATCTTCCCGGCCATGATGGAGACGATCGCGTCGGCCGAGCGGCGGATCGACCTGGTCACCTACGTGTACTGGACCGGCGACATCGCCCAGCGCATGGCCCACACGCTGGCCGATCGCGCCCGTGATGGCGTGCGCGTCCGCGTCATTCTCGACGCCGTCGGCAGCATGGCCATGGACAGCGACCTGGTCGACGAGATGAAGGACGCCGGCTGTGAGGTCGAGTTGTTCCGGGCCGCCAACGACCGGCCCAGCCGCATGCACCATCGCACCCACCGCAAGCTGCTGATCGTCGACGAGCGGGTCGCGATGACCGGTGGCGTCGGCATCGCCGAGGAGTGGCAGGGCGACGCCCGCAATCCCGACGAGTGGCGCGACACCCACTTCCGGCTCCGCGGCCCGATCGTGCGGCAGATGGGTGCGGCGTTCGTCGAGCACTGGGTCGAGTGCGGCCACCCGTCGGTCTGCGACGGGGACACCTTCCCCGACCTCCCCAAGGAGGGCGACACCGATCTGCTGATGCTCCGGGGGTCCTCCGGACCGTTCTGGCACGACGTCGGCCTGGCCATGGACGCCATGCTGCGCAGCGCCGAACGGCGGATCCGGATCACCACGGCCTACTTCGTCCCCGGCGAGCGGATGCTGGAGCTGATGTGCGCCGCCCCGGCCAGAGGCGTGGAGGTCGAGCTGCTGCTGCCGGGCACCCACCTGGACAACCGGGTCACCCACCTGGCCAGCGCCGACGAATACGAGCGGATGCTGGAGTGCGGGGTCACCATCCGCCACTACGAGCAGACGATGCTGCACGCCAAGGTCCTCACCATCGACGGCGAGCTCGCGATGTTCGGGTCGGCCAACGTCGACGAGCGCAGCATGCGCCACAACGAGGAGCTGTCGATCGTGGCCTTCGACCCCGACCTGGTCGCCATCCTCGACGCCCACTACGAGGAGGACATCACCAAGGCCGAGGTCATCGACCTCGAGCGCTGGCGCGACCGTCCGATCTGGAAGAAGTGGGCCGAAGCCGTCCTCGACCCCTTCGAGGACTGGTTGTAG
- a CDS encoding PTS mannitol transporter subunit IICB, with protein sequence MNDAGAAPEGTWVRLRTWLQRVGGNLAGMVMPNIGAFIAWGLLSALFLPAGWIPNEGLASLSEPMVTTLLPVLIGLTGGRVVHDQRGGVIGAIATMGIVVGSDVPQLLGAMVAGPLAALALRQVDRSLRPRVRAGFEMLVDNFSLGLLGLAMAVLGYVAIGPVVSVVTVTLGDGVDWMVANHLLPVVSVIVEPAKVLFLNNAVNHGVLAPLGAVEAERIGQSLVFMIETNPGPGLGILLAFWLAGPRDVRPTVPGAVIIHFLGGIHEISFPYVLMKPRLLIAAIAGGATGVATFMLTGAGLVATPSPGSIFAWLAVMPRGGYVGPLLGILLSTLVSAGVGTLLLKAERRKDTAGDLADARTRSSANKWSASQAREA encoded by the coding sequence ATGAACGATGCAGGCGCTGCCCCAGAGGGGACCTGGGTTCGCCTGCGCACCTGGTTGCAGCGCGTCGGCGGGAACCTGGCCGGCATGGTCATGCCCAACATCGGCGCGTTCATCGCCTGGGGCCTGCTCAGCGCCCTGTTCCTGCCCGCCGGGTGGATCCCCAACGAGGGACTGGCGTCGTTGAGCGAACCGATGGTCACGACGCTGCTGCCCGTCCTCATCGGGCTGACCGGCGGACGTGTGGTGCACGACCAGCGGGGAGGGGTCATCGGCGCGATCGCGACGATGGGCATCGTCGTCGGCTCTGACGTTCCCCAGCTGCTCGGCGCGATGGTCGCCGGTCCCCTGGCTGCCCTCGCCCTGCGACAGGTCGACCGGAGCCTGCGACCCCGCGTGCGCGCGGGGTTCGAGATGCTCGTCGACAACTTCTCCCTCGGCCTGCTCGGCCTGGCCATGGCCGTGCTCGGCTACGTGGCGATCGGCCCGGTCGTGTCGGTGGTCACCGTGACCCTCGGCGACGGGGTCGACTGGATGGTGGCCAATCACCTGCTGCCTGTGGTGTCGGTCATCGTCGAGCCGGCCAAGGTCCTGTTCCTCAACAACGCCGTCAACCACGGGGTCCTCGCCCCCCTGGGGGCGGTCGAGGCCGAACGGATCGGCCAGTCGCTCGTGTTCATGATCGAGACCAACCCGGGCCCAGGGCTCGGCATCCTGCTGGCCTTCTGGCTGGCGGGGCCGCGAGACGTCCGGCCGACGGTGCCGGGTGCCGTGATCATCCACTTCCTTGGCGGCATCCACGAGATCTCCTTTCCCTACGTGCTGATGAAGCCACGCCTGCTGATCGCCGCCATCGCCGGCGGGGCGACCGGCGTGGCCACCTTCATGCTGACCGGCGCAGGCCTGGTCGCGACACCGTCTCCCGGGTCGATCTTCGCGTGGCTGGCCGTGATGCCGCGGGGTGGCTACGTCGGCCCCCTGCTCGGCATCCTGCTGTCCACCCTGGTCTCGGCCGGCGTCGGTACGCTCCTGCTCAAGGCCGAGCGCCGCAAGGACACCGCTGGGGACCTGGCCGACGCGCGGACGAGGTCATCGGCCAACAAGTGGTCGGCATCGCAGGCACGGGAGGCGTGA
- a CDS encoding YebC/PmpR family DNA-binding transcriptional regulator, translating into MSGHSKWATIKRKKGANDAARGRLFGKLIKAIEAAARDGGADPDMNPTLATMVQKAKDASVPKDNIERALARAAGRDGGGADWKTVYYEGYAPGGVAVYVQCLTDNTNRAAADVRTAFNKNGGSLAEPGAVNYLFTRTGVVTVPTDGTDEDEVMMAALEAGGEDVSNDGDVYTITCQPTDVNDVRKALTEAGIPVSSSDTTMLPSVNVPITDEESAKKVMRVIDALEDSDDVQDVFANYDISDEIMEAVA; encoded by the coding sequence ATGTCGGGTCACAGCAAATGGGCAACGATCAAGCGCAAGAAGGGCGCGAACGACGCGGCCCGCGGGCGCCTGTTCGGAAAGCTGATCAAGGCCATCGAGGCTGCGGCCCGTGACGGGGGCGCAGACCCCGACATGAACCCGACCCTGGCCACGATGGTGCAGAAGGCCAAGGACGCCTCGGTCCCCAAGGACAACATCGAGCGTGCCCTGGCCCGTGCGGCCGGTCGTGACGGCGGTGGGGCGGACTGGAAGACCGTCTACTACGAGGGCTATGCGCCCGGTGGTGTGGCCGTCTACGTGCAGTGCCTGACCGACAACACCAACCGTGCTGCGGCTGACGTGCGCACCGCGTTCAACAAGAACGGCGGCTCGCTGGCCGAGCCCGGCGCGGTCAACTACCTGTTCACCCGCACCGGCGTCGTGACCGTCCCGACCGACGGCACCGACGAGGACGAGGTCATGATGGCGGCGCTGGAAGCCGGCGGCGAGGACGTCAGCAACGACGGCGACGTCTACACCATCACCTGCCAGCCGACGGACGTGAACGACGTCCGCAAGGCCCTGACCGAGGCCGGCATCCCCGTGTCGTCCTCCGACACCACGATGCTGCCCAGCGTCAACGTCCCGATCACCGACGAGGAGAGCGCGAAGAAGGTCATGCGCGTCATCGATGCCCTCGAGGACTCCGACGACGTGCAGGATGTGTTCGCGAACTACGACATCTCCGACGAGATCATGGAGGCCGTGGCCTAG